One Gardnerella vaginalis genomic window, TGAGCCGTTAGAAAGTGTGAAAAACGCCATTTCTAGCCGTGCGCTTGGGGTTATTAATCGTTACCCAAATATGCGTGGAACAGAAGTCGTAGAGGAGTTAGCTAAAAAGTTTAGCGTTACACCAGATGAAGTTGTGCTTGGCTGTGGCTCCACGGAGGTTATTACGCAACTCGTAGACTTAGTTGCAGGTCCTGGAGACGAAGTTATATACCCATGGAGAAGCTTCGAGGCATATCCAATTATTGTTACGGGCGCTGGCGCTACAAGTGTGCAAATTCCTAATCGTGCAGATGGATCGCACGATGTGGATGCAATGATTGATGCAATTAATGAGCACACGCGTCTTGTTATTTTGAACAATCCAAACAATCCTACATCCGCGCAACTTTCTGATGAGGATGCTAGAAAGGTTTTGGATGCTGTACCAAGCGACGTTTTGGTGCTTATTGACGAAGCGTATGTGCAATTTAACAACGCAAAGGGTACGGCGGATGGCATGCAGCTTTACCGTGAATATCCGAATGTTGTTGTTGCTCAAACTTTCTCTAAAGCCTACGGATTGGCTGGGTTGCGTATTGGATATGCTGTTGCTGCAGCAGATGTTGTAGAAGGAATGCGAAAAGTGGCTGTTCCGTTTGGAGTAAGCCAAATCGCACAAGTGGCAGCTCTTGCGTCTTTGGAACCTCAAGCGCTTGTAGAGATGCACAATCGCGTAGATGCGCTTGTTAAGGAGCGTGCGCGCGTTGTAAGCGGCTTGCGTGAGCAAGGTTGGAATATTGCTGAGCCGTATGCAAACTTCTTCTGGATGCCGTTTGGTGAAGGCACAGAGCGAGCTAATCAGCGTTTTGTTGAGGCAGGTCTTTCTGTGCGAGCGTTTGCTGGTGAAGGTATTCGCATCACAATCGCAGAAACCGAAGCAAATGACCGTGTTCTTAAAATATGCGAGTTTTTAAAGAAAGATGGTTTTTCGCTTAAATAATCATATTTTTGACCGCATTTAGATGTGATTTTTGC contains:
- a CDS encoding histidinol-phosphate transaminase, translated to MDYKHRSILDTLPNYKQGKPAPALDGIRAYKISSNENPFEPLESVKNAISSRALGVINRYPNMRGTEVVEELAKKFSVTPDEVVLGCGSTEVITQLVDLVAGPGDEVIYPWRSFEAYPIIVTGAGATSVQIPNRADGSHDVDAMIDAINEHTRLVILNNPNNPTSAQLSDEDARKVLDAVPSDVLVLIDEAYVQFNNAKGTADGMQLYREYPNVVVAQTFSKAYGLAGLRIGYAVAAADVVEGMRKVAVPFGVSQIAQVAALASLEPQALVEMHNRVDALVKERARVVSGLREQGWNIAEPYANFFWMPFGEGTERANQRFVEAGLSVRAFAGEGIRITIAETEANDRVLKICEFLKKDGFSLK